In Athene noctua chromosome 11, bAthNoc1.hap1.1, whole genome shotgun sequence, the sequence TGCTAAGTGAGGTAGTGTAATCCtgtgcaggaaaaaataatacatgACTAATTTGTTCAAGATAGTGTATATGCAGAGAGAGGAAATCATGCAAGGGGAGCCATCATGCAAAGTGTTAATGCAACGAACAATTTAGGAACTTCTTAGCATTTGAATACCCGATTTATACTCTTTTAACGTGGAAGATGGTAGGAAATAATTGTATCCTTTTACCAAGGTACATTTTATTATGATGTACTCTGCAAAGTGGTAAGCACATGCTTAAAGACTAAGGCTGTTTTTTCCCATAACAACAAATAATAAAAGTTAGCATTTAGTCTAGCTTAACAGTGCTGAGGTTGAATGTGTGAATAAACTAGAATTTGCCTTAAGGCAAATACAGCTTTGGGCTTAAAGTATCACTTCAGTGCTTTGCGAGTCCAGTCCAGGATAGCACATCACTCACCTCTGGCTGTCTCTTAAAGGGTGTTGGGGCTGCTCAGTATTTTCTAGATCGTGCCCATAGATTTATAGGATTAGGTCCTACCCAGTCAGCCAACCTTACACTTGCAgagctgaaatgcagcaggaCAAAATGCGTATCTCAATGAGCTGAGCAGCATTTGGAAAGGTCTCTAGTTCTAAGCAGAGatttcatttaacatttctgaatCCAAGGATCTCTTTAACCGTGTTTGCCAAAAAGCCAATTAAAAAATGATGCACGAAAGGTGGCTGACTGGCAAATGTGATGAGATTGAAATACGATCAACTGAACCTATAAAACAATAATGTATAAATGTGCAAGCTCTTAtctaatattaaaacaaaaaaacattagAAGGGAGATAATTTTgtgcaaatatttcaaaaaatttgCATCAGTGGACAATCAATGGCAACGCTCCTAAAAAATTTTGTGGGAATCAGCTTTTGAGTACATTCAATAATACGTTTTTGAGTCTTCAAGCAAGCTGCAAATAATGCTACACATTACCAAGATATTTGATCCAAAAGATGTTGCCTTAACTCCTTGCTTTTCAAAGTGCTCATTTAGCAATAACTTTCTTCCTCACTGCAGTTAAGTACAGACTAACCATGCTTCAGACATGGGTCCTGTTAATATAGCAAATAGTCAGACTTGTAAGGGAACCGAGAAAGGCCAAAAACCaatgctttggttttatttttagttcagaGATGAAGAGGTCACCATCGCTCCTGTGCTGCTACGGGGTCTTTGTTCCCCTGTGTAGATGAAACTTGTAGAGATCTTAAAACAGGCATTTTGTGCCCTGAAACATGCTTTTTAATTCATGGATTGCACTGTGTGTAAGGAAAGCAGAAGTGCAAAAGACCCTTTAAAATTTTCAGCCTCTAGGTTTTCAATCACGGAGACAGAAATTAGACCAccttaaagctttaaaaattattttttcctatattttcagATTATTCTTCTTTATATTTATGTAATTGATTATCTATGTTAAACAAGGTAAAAATTACCTTGATACCAGTTTGTACTAATTATATAGCCCATCCCTGTGTTCTCTTTCTGCTCTGGTTATTTCTCACTTGTCATCATGTGTTGtccccagcctcccacctctGACACATCAGCTACGGACAAAGCCACTGAAGGAATGAAGCTTTGGTACCAGGATAGCCCTGGGCTTTCAGACTCCTCAGCCTTGTCAACGTGGGTGCTGGTGGAAACGCCTCACCATGAGCGTGGGATGCGCCATCTCCAGCAGGAACCAgtggctgctccctgcaggactgaAGGACTGAAATGAGGAAGGTGGAGCTGGAGTAGCTGCAAATGGTTTTCAATTAGTGGGTCCTTCTTTGTTGCTGTAAAGAGAGGGGATTAAAGGCAGGTCACAGGGCAAGAGATAAAACCTCCTGAAATAGGAGCTCAGGCAGTGCCTCGGTGGGCAGCTGCCGGGGTGGTGTGCGCCTTACCCTTAACGTAAGGGGTGTGTGAGGGGAAAGGGCGGTGCGTGGGCCAAGAGGCGAAACTTCCCGTGTGACCCGCCATGGCAGTGGAGGCTCTCTgtgccctggggctgctgctggccctgcgCTGCACCCCCGGGCAGGCCGGGGAGTACTGCCACGGCTGGGCTGGCGGCCCGCAGCGCTGGCACCGCGGCTTCCAGTGCCCCGAGCGCTACGATGGCCCGGAGGCCACTCTGTGCTGCGGGACCTGCAGCCTGCGCTACTGCTGCTCGTCCAGAGAGGCCCGCCTGGACCAGGGCCAGTGCCCTGGTGACCAtcagcagcccagccccaggcctcCAGTGCCAGGTAAGCTTCCCGTGCCTCTAGAAAATTGAGGGGGAGGACATATATCAGATGTGCTTTCTATTTGCATCCCTGCGGCAACCTTCCCTTGATGGCATGAGCCAGATCCTTCATTTGTTCCTCTGCCCGTCAGAGCTCCAAGCTGTAACCGCTGGAGCAGGAAGGTGTGGAGCCCTGGCACAGTGCTTATTTTGGTGGCTGTAGGGGTTAGAGCCACTCAGTTCCCTTCACTGGGAAGAGGGAGTAACTTGGGGCTTCACTCAAAAGACTTTTCTGTCAGTCCTACTCTTTGAAAAGCCTCTAAACTACTAACAAAGTAATCTTATAGCACCTCTGATGTTTATATCTCTGGTGGAACATGTATGTCGCTAACCTGCTCTGTTAATGCATGTGGATGCCTCTAAGTAATGCATTTAAGTTCTGGCTTGTAGAAATACTTGTAGCCCTCAAACCCAGATTCCATAGGCAACCCAACAGCCGTTTAGGAACTAACTGTAATACTCTTGTTACAAGTCTGAATTTCTACTTAATCATGCACAAGTGAACAGTAGCTGTGACACTTGAGTACTGGAACAGCTCTTGCATGGGTATTAATGGCAGATGCGATAGGACTGGCTGGTCCAACCCTCTGCACTTCAGGGTTTTTCAAATGAGCCTGCCTAGCAATTGCCACTTTCTAAACTTGCAGCAACAAAGGAGTTGTGAGTAGAACTACTCTGGCCTGCTCCCTTATGCATGCATGCCTGCAGAACAGAATATAACCTCGAATACCCCATAAATGAATGGTTGGCTAATGTCACTCTTACTTTTTCAGTGCCCGTGTACCTGCCGTTCCTTCTTGTTGGGTCTGTATTTGTGGCATTTGTTATTGGCGGTACCTGTGTTGGAATTTGCTGCTGCAAATGCTTAAAATCCCAGGATGAGGGGCAGCAAAGTGGACTTGCACCTGGCCAGACCTGGCTACTAGAACCTGATCTTCCTTCTCGCCTCTCCAGTTCCAGTTCTGCCACCAGAAGCTCACTGAGTAGTGGTCCTCAGACCAGCAACATCTGCATGACTCTAGCTCCATCCCTTCCTATTATGGGGTTGGGTGAAGATGCTCGGTTCTTAAGTCCTCCATCTACCAGTGGACAACTCTTGCACCCTTCACTCACTAACCAGAGAATACCAACTGATCGTACAGCAATAATGGCTCCAGCATCTTTCTTGAAAAGAACAATTTATGGACACAGTGCTAATTCATCCCTTATTGGGGTAACACAAGGTGACCACATGATGTACTCAGGAGTTCATGTCTGAGAAGACAACACACTGCATACAGCCTGAACTGAGTGCTACTTCACTATTATAATAAGTTCTTTGGAACTGAAATGAGGATTTTGAACTGTTTGACTCTATTAGGAAGTGCATCAATTCTGGCTTTTTACAGCTTTAAAGATGATTGTTTAGAACTTCTTTTAGGTTCTTGGGTTTTTAACTTGTATTATTTTAACGCTATTGAAAAAGGCAGATTCTGAGGCCTGCATACTTGTTCAAGGAATTACTGAAACTGTAGAAATGAGTTTCACCTTTCCCTGGTCCTTTCAAGCTGCCATACCATGCTCTAGGGGACATGTTAGAGGACTCGGTTTCAATTTCTGTACCTGTGTCACTTCTCAGCAACTTAGGACAGGGAGGTGCCTTAATGGAGTTATCAATTGTGGACACTCCACAGCCTGTAAAGCACAGGAAGGCTGTACTTAAGCTACTACACACTTCTACCAGTAAACTGGTGCAAGATGGTAAAACACTACCTGTGACTCACCTGCCTTTTATGAACTACCAGTCAAGTGGTGCTACTAAAGGAGTGACTTTTAGCCCTAATTTCAGTAAAATGTACATTTAGTACAGATCCTAGGGGAGAGTAATAAAACAACGTATGTGTTGCTTCCTCTCTTGGGGTGTCTTAGgggtcttttttctttctttgcgtAACTGGACATTTCAAACGGATGAAAAATTACAGGGTAATGTAAGAACAAAATAAGACTTTAATCAGTCTTCTGAGAATATGCTGGAAAAGCTTGCCTACTTTGACTCCTTGTTAAGATTCATGCTACCTGACTGCAGCCATCCCCTTCACAGCAGGACACTGATAGGAAGAAGTTGTCAAAATATACTACTCACTGCTGGAGTGTTTTAACACCTCCTCACAGCACAGAAACCTGAGTGATTATACTCTGAAGGCACGTTAAAAGGACTCCACAGGTGTTACCAGAAGGAGCAGGGGTCAAGGCTTAAAAATCTTATGTGTATAAGAAGTTAATGCTAAAGTCTTTCCTGTGTTAGCACTGCCTCTCAAACAGAAAAGTGGTACAATAATTGGAGATTTCTCTTGTAAGTCAATTGGACTAATCAACTTTGTAAACAAATAAACACTACTTTATGTATATTTTACTTCAGAATGTTACATCGTAATTCTGATGAGCAGCATGTCCTACAGTAGAACACATGTATCTAAGTGCCCTAGTTTGCAGGGGCAAAGTTGATATATTTGGATAACTTCCTGACTTTTTCATGGGTGTGAATCAGAAACTTCCCAGAACTTAGCTGACCCAGGGCTGTGACTTATGTTTGCTTGGCTAGTTCCTCTTAAAATTGGAATAAGAATATAAGCATGAAAACAGAATAccctaaaaataaaagcttcccAAAAATACTGAGACTTGTGTTGTACACTTGCTGTTTTTCAGTACTAAAACAAGTTAAGCCTTCCAGAAATACACTAGCTTGAACTTAAAAGCATTGTTCTTGTTACAGTCAGTGAAAGGTCACTGGGATTTATTGATAACTATGCCAATACACAGTACTGCAGCTGGAATGATGGTTTTTAAAGTTAGGTTTTAAACTTGTATTGCTGGAAGCACTTTGCAAATTGCTTCCTTTTTATAAAGTAACTGTTGTCTGCAGATGGTTTAGGAAAATCTGGAGCTGCATGGAGCAGTTTATCTGGTTAAACGTTCAATTTTGATAGTACACCATGACAAGTCAGTTCAAAGACAAATTAACAAAATCCTTCCTGATGATCTTTGTTCTGGGAAATACTGCACAACTCGCATCACATTTATGCCATTGGGAAGATGCATTTTATGGTTAGTAGACTTGGACATTAGAAATGGAGAATAGGTGGTTTTATCAGCTAGTCTCTCCTTTACTAATACATGATTATTATCTACTGTAGTTTTTCTGAACTATAAAGGTTAAGGAATATGTGACCTGGCAGTCAGTACACTTAAGCCTCAGCCTGTAGTATATATAGGCCTCCTGTAAACCTCAACAGAAATTGAAAGCTCTCCAGGAGGCAGCTTCAGGGTAAGGTTTTAAATTAAGTAAGAAACCAGAGAAATAGCCTTCCTGATACCATAAAACAGCAAAGGGTCAAGAGGTTCACGTGTAaccctaaagaagaaaaaagttgatCAGAAGTGAGGAACAGAAAAGCTAAATGGTTTTGTGAATGCTGCCTTAATTGCTCTCTGGCGAGGATTAGCAGACTGGAGTCAGCATACCTTCCTCTCCCCCACCTTCCTCTGTGTATTCCACAACTGAAAaactgagaccaaaaaaaaaggcagaggtttAACTGAGCAGAGGCTCACTGACAATGCTAGCATAGGAACAACGGGACTTTGTGGATCCCTATCACAGTATTTTCTATATAGTTTAAACTAATGTTTGCGGCGACAAAGCCAGGTCAAATATTTCAAGAgttcaatatttcttttcaaaactgcaagagaaaacaagaactAATCAATTTGTTGcactccatgggctgcagagctgtttttcaAAGGACCGTTTGCTTAACACCTTCCATCAAACACCATTGTGAACTCGGATTACCTTGGTCTCAATTAGCATCTGCATTAAAAGCAGATCAACTCATGTGGGGACTAAGGAAAAAGCACGGAGTATTTTTTATGTAAATTATATCCCTTTACTAATTTGAGGGGCCTTGCTACTGAGTTTAGCACATCTTTAGATAGATGGGATATGTTCATGCTAAAtcccctttttcctcccttaaacTGCTTTCCTAGTTCAAGCTAAAGAAGAAGTACTTAGCAGAGACTAATAGTCTACTTACCACCTATTGTACTAGGTGCTTTACTTTGTTTGCCTAATGGTGCCCCCATCCCATTCTCCTCAGCTTCTAATTAAGAAATGATTTACACTCTTTGCTTCTTAATCCTCAGTAATGATACAGGTGATTTGAATTGTTCCCGCTGTATTCTTTCTGGATTTAGGAAGAAAGAACATAAGAGTTAAGAATTGAAAAGGTGAAGATGAGAGCTTTAGCCCTCAAAAGCTTGTTACAAGGCTTGCAGGATGGTGTCCATGTGGTTTCTGACAGGCTTGTCTGCAAATGGCATTGCCTTGGTTTGAACAGtggatttaattttctgtagCTTCAGTCTGTTCATAATTGATCTGAGATAAAcccaaatgtatttttttgaacatttttttggACAGATTTAACCAAATTAATTTAAAGCATGACAGGTTTCTATGTTGCTTTGTTGCTTGTAACTGTGTCTTCACAATATTcctgctttactttttttttttttttcctgaattaataTCCAGCACTGATCAATCCACTCTGTGctactagaaaataaaaagcagaaccTAAACAGCTTTTACTTCTCATGCTATAAAGCAATGATTTTTAAAGTACTGAATAAAAAGCACTCCCCTCCCCTTTCTAAGCAAGTGAATATCTCcagttttcctttgggaaaacTAAGGTGCACAGAAGTTGTCTGTAACCTCTTTCTTTACCTCTTCCAAGGCCACACAGTGTATTGGCAGAACTGTGAAGAGATTCCAGCAAGCCTAGCTCCATAGCTTAGATCATAATTCTATTGGTATTAACAGTATAATGAATTTTTTTGGCTAAGAATAATGATCGATATTTGCCTTACACTGAcagatttgcttttattcagcATATCTGTAGTTTTGTAAATGTAAACCCAGAGTTATGGATGATTTGTTTTTTTCGTGTTTATGCCAAGGGTTTCACAAAGATCTGCAACGCTTCATTCCAATCAAGTCAATTCAACTCTGCACTGAAACAAGAACCCCCTCTATCCTTCAAGCAGAGCTACACTGATTTGCTATTCTTCAGTACCAGGTATTCTGGCAAATGGATCAAAAATTATCAGAATGCAAAAGCCCATCGAACATACAGATTTCTGTGGGATCTCAAAGAAAGGAGAAGCACTTCTCATGTGGAAGTTATACTACTTCCTTAGGTGCTTCCTACAAGAAAGTGAAGGTAGTTACAATGTAAGTTCAAGGTTGTAGTGGAAAATGGTATATATTTCAATTGCTTTCAAATTGTTTTGATTGTCTTTACACCACCAATTTATGTTGAATTCGATCTTAGTACAGTGGAAAGGACAGTGCCTAAATAAAACCCCACATACTGGGAAGTGCCTTCCGGACTCCCAGTGCCTTGATACAGATGCATGGGGTGAAGGAAGTTCACAGGGCACAATGAGACTGGATGTTTTTAACACAAGTTGGGACATAGAGGAATGGATGCAGTCCTGGCTGGCTGGATGCATGTGTCTGCACAGCCACTAACACAGCATCTGACATGAGAGTGAATGTGCTGCTGCACCAGACCTCATAAATGTGGAGGAGGGGAGAAGGCTGCAATCTCATTTCCAGTAAATCTATGCCtgcctaggaaaaaaacaaatcttcaTGTGCTGCCCCTTCCCTCTAGGGCCTCTGAGAGACACAATACGTATCTGTAAACGAGCACTCTTGCCAgtataatttctgtttgtttttttttttttaaattaaataagctCTCTTCAGCAGGAGCACTGTGGGAGGTTTCAACTTGCGCAAAGTGCTGCCAGCTTGCTTCCTTCCCTTGATATGTGATGGCTAGCATAGTAGCCCCACTGCTGACTTCCAAAGTTCATCCCTGCTGCTGAGAAATCAGGCATTCACTGCTTaggcagaaaaaaaggaggagagcaGCCTGGCAGTCCTGGGTGCAGATGGAGAATGaaactggaaatgtttttcctttcatagGAAATACGGCATGGAGCTGCACATAGTGGCCTCCTTGCCTATATACCCGATGCCTGCCTGCATGCTTTCATGTTACTCAGCACATGGATTTTgctggaatactttttttttt encodes:
- the LOC141964624 gene encoding protein shisa-1-like, which codes for MAVEALCALGLLLALRCTPGQAGEYCHGWAGGPQRWHRGFQCPERYDGPEATLCCGTCSLRYCCSSREARLDQGQCPGDHQQPSPRPPVPVPVYLPFLLVGSVFVAFVIGGTCVGICCCKCLKSQDEGQQSGLAPGQTWLLEPDLPSRLSSSSSATRSSLSSGPQTSNICMTLAPSLPIMGLGEDARFLSPPSTSGQLLHPSLTNQRIPTDRTAIMAPASFLKRTIYGHSANSSLIGVTQGDHMMYSGVHV